The genomic stretch TGTGGCCGTTGATGCTGATGGTGCCCTTCTGGCTGTTGATGATGCGGCCGATCTTTTCCATCGCCAACACGAGTTCGCGGCTCGGCACCGCCGATCCGACTTCGAACATGCCGAAGTCGAGCTGATCGGTGATCGAAATGACGACGCCCTTGTCGGTGGCTTCGACCGAGACGCCGTCGTGCAGCTTGTCGCCAGGCTTGAAGGCATCGGCCAGCTGCCGCTTGACGTCGGCCGCGGCCTTCAGCGCAGCGGCGGTCGGCGGCTTTTGCCCGGCTTCAGGCGCGGTCGTCTCTTGCGCGGCGGCTGCGGCTTCCGCCTTGGCTGCGGCCACGGCCTTGCTGTCTCCAGCCTTGGCATCACCGTCCTTGGCACTGCCGGCTTTGGTTTCGCTGGCCATGGTTACGTCGGCCTTCGTATCGCCCACTTTGGGCATCGCTGCTGCGGCGTCCTTGCCATCCGCGGCCAGGGGCTCGAGCGGGGCGTCCTTGACGGGCGGCGGCGGCGGCACGGCCTTGACCTTGGCGACCTGCGTCTCGGCGGCCTTGTCGCCTGATTTGAGTGGATCGCCCTCGATCTTGGGGCGTTGCGCACTCGCCTCGGCGGCGGGCGTGGCGACCTGCTGCGACCAGAAATCGGGTTCGAAGGGATCGCGATAGGACGCACCGCCCGAGGCCCCCGTTGCCGGACCGGCGCTCTGCGCGCCGCCATCGCCCTTCTGGCTGACGTTCTGCATGACGCCGGTGTCGGTGGCGATTTCGGAGAGCACGGCGTAAGGGTCGGCGAACAGATGATCGTCGGTTTGTTGCGATTCTTGCTTGTCTTTCTTGGCGTCGGAAGAGCCCGCGTCACCGCTACCAGCCTGGCCGGGTTTGGCTTTCGTCTGTTGCGGTTTGTCGGCCGTCGAGCCAATGGCGCTTGGCCCGTCGCCCAAGTCCTCCAGCCCCTTGCGACTTGAATTGCGGTCGACCAGTTTCACTGGGTTGAAGTAGCTGGCGACGGCCGCCTTGGTCTGTTCGTTGGCGGCGTTGATTAGCCACATCACCAGGAAGAAGCACATCATGGCGGTCATGAAGTCGGCGAAGGCAATCTTCCAGACGCCGCCATGATGGGCTTCGTCGTGGTCATCATGAGCCCGCCGCACGATGATGATCTCGTGCCTGCCGTGATCGGCCTCGGCGACACTCATGACAAGACCTCGGAAAGGGTTACCGCCCATTCGGCCATGCGTGTTTCGAACACGGCCTCGTCAATGGTCACCGTCAGGTCGAAGCCGGGCGCCTCGATGAAGTCGAGATTTGCTATGCGTGGCCCAAGCGATGCCTTCAGCGTTTCGAACATCGACAGCGGTCCGCGCACCGCGATGCGCACCGCTTCGCCATCGCCGACAGCTTCGCGAATCGCACCGGCAAGCGCCTCGAGCGAGCGCTTCTGCAGATCGTCGCTGACAACGCCGCCTATGATGCGGGCGACCGTGGCGGCGACGAGGTCCGTCACGCGCGTCTCCATGGCATCGATGCGCAGCGAGACCGCCTTGCCGATATCGCCGCCGAAGCTTTCGAGAAAACCCCTTGCTTCCTCGGCATTCGCCTGGCGCTCCGCTTCCAAGGCCGCGTCATGGGCAGCGACAAGGCGTTCCGCCAGCGTTGCCTCCGCCTGGGCAACCGCCTCGGCGATCAGCGTGCCGATGTCAGCCTTCGGTGCGGATGCTTCCGGCCTGTGGTCGGCCGCGGGCTGGGGCTGGCTGACGCGCGGCGCGCGCGTGCCGAAATCAGGGAGAAGATCGAAAAGGGCTGCGGAGGCCATGGTTTACGCCGCGACTTCCTGGGCCGCCCATTTGCGCAGGATCTGCGCGGTGCGCTCCTCATTGAGGTCGACCATGCGGGCAAGCCGTTCCTGTGGCGCAGGCCTGATCTTCTGGCGAAGATCATCGAGCGCATTGGCGCCGGGCCGCGAGTTGGGCAAGGCGCCCATGGCGGCACCAGCATCGGCGGCAGCCGCTGCCTCCGGTGTCGGCAGCGAACGCTGGACTTCATCGAAATTGGGACCCGGCAAAGCGGGCGTTGCCTTCGCCGTCAGCGCCGCCGCCATCGGCCGCAGGCCGAAGAAGGCGACCAGGAAGACGACGACGATGAAGGCGCCGGCGTTGATCAGCGTGCCAGCGTGCTGGCCGATGGAATCCAGCATTCCCGCCTGCGGAATCGCCTCGCCATCCAGCCCGTCGATGAATTCGACCGCCGAGACGTCGATCATGTCGCCGCGCTTGTCGTCGAAGCCAGTGGCAGAGGTCACCATCTTCTGGATTTCGGCGACGCGCTTGGCGATCTGCTCCGGGGTGGCGTCCTTGCCAAGGATCGCCTTCAGCCGATCCTGGTTGACGACGACGGCGATCGACATCTTGGTGACGGTGTAGCCGTTGGAGACGGTGGCGATCTTCTTGGAGTTGATCTCGTAATTGGTGATCTCTTCCTTGCGGTCATTTGCCGAAGAGGTTTGCGGACCCTCGGTGCTGGTCGCCTGGGTCTCCGGCAGGTTCTGCTCGACGCTTGCCGGGGTCGAAGCCTGCTTCTGGTTGCTGTTTTCATTGGCGCGCACAGATTGCACCGAGCGTTCGACGCGGGAATTCGGATCGAAGATCGTTTCTTCGGTCTGGCGGGTGTCGGTGTTGACCTCGGCCTTGACGCTGGCACGGAAATTGTCCGGGCCGAGATAGGCAGTCAGCGCGCGGCGGATGTTGTCGCCGATCTGCGCTTCCACGGTCTGCTCGACGCCGAGCGTGCGGGCGGCACTGGTGTTGGACGGGTCGTCGCCGGCTGCCAGCAAATTGCCGTTGGAATCAAGCACGGTCACCTTGTCGGCCGACAGGCCGGGAACGGCGGCGGCCACGAGATGGCGGATCGACATGGCGCTTTTCTCGGCGTCGATGCCGGCATAGCGGATGACGACGGATGCGGAAGGCTGCTGCTCGTCGCGGCGGAAATTGGCGCGCTCGGACATGACGATGTGGACGCGCGCCGCCTTGATGCCTGATATCGACTGGATGGTGCGGGCGATCTCGCCTTCCAGTGCACGCACCCGCGTAATCTGCTGCATGAACGAGGTCAGGCCCATCGCGCCGACATTGTCGAACAGTTCGTAGCCGGCATTGGCGCTGGTCGGCAGCCCCTTCTCGGCAAGCAGCATGCGCGCCTGCGCCGTGGTGCCGGCCGGCACCAGCACGGAGGTTCCGTCGGCGCCGACGTCGAAGCCGATGCCGGCCTCGCCCAGCACCAGGCCGATCTGGTTCACGTCGGAACGATCAAGGCCGACATAGAGCGTGTCGTAGGCCGGGCGGTTGAGGTAGACCGAGGCGATGCCGATGACGCCCATCACCAGAACGGCGATGCCCGCCAGCATGGCGAGGCGCTTCACACCAAAACCGCGGAGGTTAGAGATGATGCTCTGGATCTGTTCCGGCACGATAGAGCGACTCCCAGCATGATTGTCCGCCGGAACAGTAGCCCTCGAAGCTTGTGCGAAAATGAAATCAGGCCGCGCTTGCGGCGCGGCCCGTGTAGGTATCTGTCAGTTGCGGCCGGATTAGCCGTTCTTGAACAGCGACAGGATCGACTGCGACGAGCTGTTGGCGATCGACAGCGACTGGATGCCGAGCTGCTGCTGCACCTGCAGCGCCTGCAGGCGGGTCGATTCCTTGTTCATGTCGGCATCGACGAGCTGGCCGACACCGCGGTCGATGGAGTCCATGAGGCTCTGCGTGAAGGTCTTCTGCAAGTCGATCGAGCTCTTGGCCGAGCCGAGGATGGTGGCTGAGTCGGTCAACTGGCTCATGACCTTGTCGATCTTGCCAACCATCTGGGTGATGATGTCGTCGGTCACGCCGGGCGCGGTGATGTCGAGATTGTAGGCTGAGACGTTGTCGATCCTGGGCACCGCCGCCCCCGCCGCGGCCTGGCCAGCGGTGTTGGCGGCAATGTCCGTGGAGCCGCCGGCGAGCGCGGTGGCATAGGCGTTGTCGTACAGGCTCTGGGCGGCGGCTGTGGAATAGACTGAGGTCTGGCGGTCCAGCGTGCCTTGGTTCTTGACGTCCGTGGCAAGGCCGGAATCGAACAGCTTGGTGCTCTCGACATTGATGTCGATCGTTCCGAGCGAGATGGCGCCCGACGAGGAGCGGTTGAAGGACGAGACGATCTTGGCGTCGGGCTGGACGCCATCATTGGGGGCGGCAACCTGCGTTGACGTCACCGAAAGGAAGTTCGAACCCGAGAAGGTTGCGGCGTCGGCGAAGGACTTCATCTGCGCCTGCAGTGCCGTGATTTCGGTCTGCGTCTTTGCCTTGGCGGCAGCCGTCTGGCCAATGGTGGAGAGCAACTTGGTCTTGATCTTGCCGATCGTATCCAGCGCATTGTTCATGCCGGTATAGGCGGTGTCGACCTTCGAGGCGCCGAGGCCGAGCGCATCCTGCACCGTTGACAGCGCCTGGTTGTCGGAGCGCATCGTCGTGGCGATCGACCAGTAGGCGGCGTTGTCGGAGGCCTCGGAGACCCTGTAGCCGGTCGATATGCGAGCCTCTGTCTGCTGAAGCGATTTGTTGGTGGCGTTGAGGCTTTGAAGTGCGGTCAACGCCGCAGCGTTTGTCATGATGCTCGCCAAGAAACTCGCTCCTTTTTCAGACCGGTCTTTCTCAAAAACCGGTGTTGCCCTCGCGAGCCGCTGGCCCGCCCATCGATTGCCGTCGACCGACCGGGCCGATTCGCCAATCCGTTGTAAGCTTTTGGTTAACCATGACTAGCGCGTTATGGTTAACGGCCTGTTAAAGGCCCGCTTTCGAGGGTTAAGAAACGAGGGTTGCGCGTGGCTGGAGCAAACGTAAAACGGGCCGCGCTTTTGGCGCGGCCCGATGTCATAGTGCGAACTACGCGTCAGCGAAGTCGATTAGCGGAAGAGCGACAGGATCGACTGCGAGGAGCCGTTGGCGATCGACAGCGCCTGGACGCCGAGCTGCTGCTGAACCTGCAGGGCCTGGAGGCGGGTCGATTCCTTGTTCATGTCGGCATCAACGAGCTGGCCGACACCGCGATCGATGGAGTCCATCAGGCTCGAGGTGAAGGTCTTCTGCAGGTCGATGGAGCTCTTGGCGGCGCCGAGCTTGGTCGCGGCGGTCGTCATGTCCTTGAGTGCGGCGTCGACGACGTTCATCTGCTGCGCGATCTGAGTATCGCTGGCGGCAACGCCACCCCCGAAGATTTTTAGCGTGGCAACCGAATAGGTGTCGGTAGCAGCTGCAGCGGCGCCCAGCGTTGGGGTAGAGGCCGTCGTAACCGCAGCCCCTGTGGTGCCGAGGCGGTCTGTGTCAAGAATGCCCTTGGCGGTCGGCGCGGCACCGGCATCGTAGAGCTTGATGCTTTCCACATTGACGTCGATCGTGCTGACCGAAGCAGCGCCGGTGGCGTCACGGTTGAAGGCCGAAACGATTTTCACGTCGGCAGCCGTGCCCGAGGCAGTGGAAACCGAAAGCATGTTGGTGCCGGAGAAGGTGGCGCCATCGGCATAGGACTTCAACTGCGCCTGGAGGGCAGCGATTTCCACCTGGGTCTTTTCCTTGGAGGCATCGGTCTGACCGTAGGACGACAGCAGCTTGGTCTTGATCTGGTTGATGGTGTCGATCGCGCTGTTCATGCCGGTGTAGGCGGTGTCGACTTTCGAAGCACCGAGGCCGAGTGCGTCCGAAACGGTCGACATGGCCTGGTTGTCCGAGCGCATCGTGGTGGCGATCGACCAGTAAGCGGCGTTGTCGGAAGCCTGGGAAACGCGATAGCCCGTCGAGATGCGGGCCTGGGTGGTGTCGAGGTTCTTCTGGGTGGCGCTCAAGCTCTGCAGAGCGGTCAACGCCGAGGCGTTGGTCATGATACTGGCCATGGCTACTCGTACCTTGTTTTTACAGGTGTTTTTGGCATACCGGATTGTCCGGTATGACGGAGCGGCATCATGCCAATGACCGTTGCGTTTGGGTCACCCGCCATCTGCGAGCGACTATGGCGGCGAGTTCCTACCAAAGGGCTAAATCGGACGGTTAATCGAAAATAATTCCAGAAAAAATCGACGACGTCTCGCGCTCCCGGTTCTTACGGGCAGCGTCGCGATGGGCCGATACGGCGAGGTCAGTTGAAGGAGCGCACCAGGCTGCCGACGAGCAGATTCCAGCCGTCGATCAGGACGAAGAACAGGATCTTGAACGGCAGCGACACCACGGTCGGCGGCAGCATCATCATGCCCATCGCCATGGTGATGGTGGCGACGATTAGGTCGATGACCAGGAACGGCAGCACGATCAGGAAGCCGATCTCGAAGCCGCGCCTGATCTCGGAGATCATGAAGGCCGGCACCAGGATGCGCAGGTCGACCGTCTCCTTGGCAACGACCTGGCCGCGCTCGCGGGCGAGGTCTGCGAAGAGATCGAAGTCCTTGTCACGCACATTGTGCAGCATGAAGGTGCGGAACGGATCGGAGATCTTCTCGAAAGCCTCGGTCTGGCTGATCTGGTTGTCCATCAGCGGCTTGACGCCGGTGTTCCAGGCCTGATCGAAGGTCGGCGCCATGACATAGAACGTCATGAACAGCGACAGCGAAATCAGGATGAGGTTTGCCGGCGTCGACTGCAGGCCGATGCCGGCACGCAGGATCGAGAAGGCGATGACGAAGCGGGTGAAGCTCGTCACCATGATCAGCAGCCCCGGCGCCACCGACAGCACGGTCAGCAGGCCGAACATCTGGATGATGTAGCCGACGGTGGTGCCATCGGCCTTGCCGATGCCGCCGAGGTCCAGCTGCTGCGCCGCCGCGATCGATGTGGCGGCGCCGATCAGCGCCGCGGCGAGAAGGAACTTCTTCATTCGAGCAGCAATGTCCTGATGAGAACCTGTTTGGCGTGCCCTTGGCTGCGGATCGAGGCGCGTTCCTCGAGATCGGCTTTCAGGTGCTGGTAACCGCTGGCGCCCTCGATCTGATGCATCTTCAGCGTGCGCACGAAGGCCAGAAGGTCCTGATGGATGTCCTCCGTCATCGCCGGCGGCTGCGGCGCGTCGTAGACCACGGATACTTCCATCCTGATCCAGGTGTCGGCGGGTGAGGCGATATTGGTGGTGATCGGCGCCAGTGCGACGACGGTCGGCCCTGCGCCAGGCTCATGTGCGGCGGCGGGCTCGACAGGCTTGCCCTCATTTTCAGGCGCAACCGGCACCGATGACGGTGCGTCGACGCCCTTGAGATAGCCGCCGGACATCCAACCCATGCCGATGGCGGCGGCCGTCACCACCAGCAGCATGGCGCCCTGGACGACAAGGGAAGGACCCTTGCGAGGCTGAAGCTGTTCGACATTGGCCACGGTGCTTTGTTCCCCAATCCCTAGAACGGAAGAACCTGGTCGAGAACCTGCTGGCCGTAGGCCGGCTGCTGGATCTCGGTGATTCGGCCGCGTCCGCCATAGGAGATGCGCGCCTCGGCGATGCGCTCGTAAGGGATCGTGTTCTCGCCGCCGATATCGGCGGGCCTGACGATGCCGGCGATGGTCAGCACCCGCAGTTCGGCGTTGACGCGCACTTCCTGCGAGCCTCTGATCATCAGGTTGCCGTTGGGCAGGACGTCCGTGACGATGGCGGCGACATTGAGTTCGAGGGTCTCCGATCGCTTGATCTCGCCGTCCGCGGTAGTGTCCGTGCCGGAACTGAGCGCGCCAGAGCCCTTGCCAGCGGTACTCAGCTTGTCCCATTGCGCGCTGATGTCGTAGCCGAGCTTGCGGTTGGCGGTGCGGCTCCGGTCGTTCTGGTTCTTGAAATTGGCCCTGTCGTTGATCGAGATCTTGACAGTGAGAATGTCGCCTTGCG from Mesorhizobium sp. NZP2077 encodes the following:
- the fliF gene encoding flagellar basal-body MS-ring/collar protein FliF, coding for MPEQIQSIISNLRGFGVKRLAMLAGIAVLVMGVIGIASVYLNRPAYDTLYVGLDRSDVNQIGLVLGEAGIGFDVGADGTSVLVPAGTTAQARMLLAEKGLPTSANAGYELFDNVGAMGLTSFMQQITRVRALEGEIARTIQSISGIKAARVHIVMSERANFRRDEQQPSASVVIRYAGIDAEKSAMSIRHLVAAAVPGLSADKVTVLDSNGNLLAAGDDPSNTSAARTLGVEQTVEAQIGDNIRRALTAYLGPDNFRASVKAEVNTDTRQTEETIFDPNSRVERSVQSVRANENSNQKQASTPASVEQNLPETQATSTEGPQTSSANDRKEEITNYEINSKKIATVSNGYTVTKMSIAVVVNQDRLKAILGKDATPEQIAKRVAEIQKMVTSATGFDDKRGDMIDVSAVEFIDGLDGEAIPQAGMLDSIGQHAGTLINAGAFIVVVFLVAFFGLRPMAAALTAKATPALPGPNFDEVQRSLPTPEAAAAADAGAAMGALPNSRPGANALDDLRQKIRPAPQERLARMVDLNEERTAQILRKWAAQEVAA
- the fliP gene encoding flagellar type III secretion system pore protein FliP (The bacterial flagellar biogenesis protein FliP forms a type III secretion system (T3SS)-type pore required for flagellar assembly.); protein product: MKKFLLAAALIGAATSIAAAQQLDLGGIGKADGTTVGYIIQMFGLLTVLSVAPGLLIMVTSFTRFVIAFSILRAGIGLQSTPANLILISLSLFMTFYVMAPTFDQAWNTGVKPLMDNQISQTEAFEKISDPFRTFMLHNVRDKDFDLFADLARERGQVVAKETVDLRILVPAFMISEIRRGFEIGFLIVLPFLVIDLIVATITMAMGMMMLPPTVVSLPFKILFFVLIDGWNLLVGSLVRSFN
- the flgH gene encoding flagellar basal body L-ring protein FlgH, producing the protein MIRKTLILCAVAMLSGCGTDLRQVGKEPALSPVGSGVSDGTTGSLYPEPPTAPVRKFSLWNDRQSRLFTDPRALSQGDILTVKISINDRANFKNQNDRSRTANRKLGYDISAQWDKLSTAGKGSGALSSGTDTTADGEIKRSETLELNVAAIVTDVLPNGNLMIRGSQEVRVNAELRVLTIAGIVRPADIGGENTIPYERIAEARISYGGRGRITEIQQPAYGQQVLDQVLPF
- a CDS encoding flagellin, with product MASIMTNAAALTALQSLNATNKSLQQTEARISTGYRVSEASDNAAYWSIATTMRSDNQALSTVQDALGLGASKVDTAYTGMNNALDTIGKIKTKLLSTIGQTAAAKAKTQTEITALQAQMKSFADAATFSGSNFLSVTSTQVAAPNDGVQPDAKIVSSFNRSSSGAISLGTIDINVESTKLFDSGLATDVKNQGTLDRQTSVYSTAAAQSLYDNAYATALAGGSTDIAANTAGQAAAGAAVPRIDNVSAYNLDITAPGVTDDIITQMVGKIDKVMSQLTDSATILGSAKSSIDLQKTFTQSLMDSIDRGVGQLVDADMNKESTRLQALQVQQQLGIQSLSIANSSSQSILSLFKNG
- a CDS encoding flagellin; its protein translation is MASIMTNASALTALQSLSATQKNLDTTQARISTGYRVSQASDNAAYWSIATTMRSDNQAMSTVSDALGLGASKVDTAYTGMNSAIDTINQIKTKLLSSYGQTDASKEKTQVEIAALQAQLKSYADGATFSGTNMLSVSTASGTAADVKIVSAFNRDATGAASVSTIDVNVESIKLYDAGAAPTAKGILDTDRLGTTGAAVTTASTPTLGAAAAATDTYSVATLKIFGGGVAASDTQIAQQMNVVDAALKDMTTAATKLGAAKSSIDLQKTFTSSLMDSIDRGVGQLVDADMNKESTRLQALQVQQQLGVQALSIANGSSQSILSLFR
- a CDS encoding MotB family protein, whose translation is MSVAEADHGRHEIIIVRRAHDDHDEAHHGGVWKIAFADFMTAMMCFFLVMWLINAANEQTKAAVASYFNPVKLVDRNSSRKGLEDLGDGPSAIGSTADKPQQTKAKPGQAGSGDAGSSDAKKDKQESQQTDDHLFADPYAVLSEIATDTGVMQNVSQKGDGGAQSAGPATGASGGASYRDPFEPDFWSQQVATPAAEASAQRPKIEGDPLKSGDKAAETQVAKVKAVPPPPPVKDAPLEPLAADGKDAAAAMPKVGDTKADVTMASETKAGSAKDGDAKAGDSKAVAAAKAEAAAAAQETTAPEAGQKPPTAAALKAAADVKRQLADAFKPGDKLHDGVSVEATDKGVVISITDQLDFGMFEVGSAVPSRELVLAMEKIGRIINSQKGTISINGHTDARPFRSASYDNWRLSTARAHSAYYMLVRGGVDERRITEVAGFADRQPKDPADPLSAANRRIEILMANGG
- a CDS encoding flagellar basal body-associated FliL family protein; translation: MANVEQLQPRKGPSLVVQGAMLLVVTAAAIGMGWMSGGYLKGVDAPSSVPVAPENEGKPVEPAAAHEPGAGPTVVALAPITTNIASPADTWIRMEVSVVYDAPQPPAMTEDIHQDLLAFVRTLKMHQIEGASGYQHLKADLEERASIRSQGHAKQVLIRTLLLE